In Silene latifolia isolate original U9 population chromosome 3, ASM4854445v1, whole genome shotgun sequence, a single window of DNA contains:
- the LOC141647768 gene encoding LEC14B protein-like — protein sequence MYFRLSEAILREMGQYVSRLDMDSDNDAETNSNPSGIHGNDSGFLDNEIAHLTRLRSHPNEGISKIAPGKSQSYVSMVKMLARREANSSRRGRFTSADCGHAASRYLPVNGPWHIDQMNSRTYVSQFSTDGSLFISGFQGSHIRIYDVDSGWKVKKNIVARSLRWTITDTSLSPDQQHLVYSSMSPLVHIVDVGSAAKESLANVTDIHDGLDFSAYGDGGYSFGIFSVKFSTDGKELVAGSSDDAIYVYDLEANKLSLRILAHTSDVNTVCFADESGHLIFSGSDDNLCKVWDRRCFIARGKPAGIMMGHLEGITFIDSRGDGRYFISNGKDQCIKLWDVRKMSSNVTCDLGFRTYDWDYRWMEYPTQARNLKHPCDQSVATYKGHSVLRTLIRCYFSPEYSSGQKYIYTGSNEGSVYIYDLINGVIVAKLDYHMSTVRDCSWHPLYPMLVSSSWDGDLVKWEFPGNEAAPALSRDRNIQIRYWD from the exons atgtattTTAGATTGAGTGAGGCTATTTTGAGGGAAATGGGTCAATATGTAAGTCGTTTAGACATGGATTCTGATAATGATGCTGAAACTAATTCCAATCCTAGTGGTATTCATGGCAACGATTCCGGGTTTTTAGACAATGAGATTGCTCACTTGACTAGGCTTAGATCACACCCAAATGAGGGTATTTCTAAGATTGCTCCCGGTAAGAGTCAGAGTTATGTATCAATGGTCAAGATGTTGGCTCGTCGAGAGGCTAATTCTTCTCGTAGAGGGAGGTTCACTTCTGCTGACTGCGGTCATGCTGCTAGCCGCTATTTGCCTGTTAATGGTCCTTGGCACATCGACCAAATGAACAGCCGTACGTATGTGTCACAGTTTTCCACAGATGGTTCGCTTTTCATTTCCGGCTTTCAG GGAAGTCACATAAGGATATATGATGTCGATAGTGGATGGAAAGTAAAGAAGAATATAGTTGCTAGAAGTCTGCGTTGGACAATCACCGATACATCTCTTTCGCCTGATCAACAACATCTT GTATATTCTAGCATGTCACCTCTCGTTCACATTGTTGATGTTGGTTCTGCTGCGAAAGAGTCTCTcgcaaatgtgaca GACATTCATGATGGCTTGGACTTCTCAGCTTATGGCGATGGTGGTTACTCGTTTGGGattttttctgtaaaattttccACAGATGGCAAAGAACTGGTAGCTGGAAGTTCTGATGATGCGATATATGTCTATGATCTTGAAGCTAATAAACTCTCTCTCCGAATATTAGCCCACACA TCTGATGTTAACACCGTCTGTTTCGCTGATGAAAGTGGACATCTTATATTTTCGGGAAGTGATGACAATCTGTGCAAG GTGTGGGACAGACGGTGTTTCATAGCGAGAGGGAAGCCTGCTGGCATCATGATGGGCCACTTAGAAGGAATAACATTCATTGATAGCAGAGGAGATGGTCGCTATTTTATTTCAAATGGTAAAGACCAGTGCATAAAGCTCTGGGACGTAAGAAAAATGTCTTCTAATGTAACTTG TGATCTTGGTTTTAGGACATATGATTGGGACTACAGGTGGATGGAATATCCAACTCAAGCAAGAAATTTGAAACATCCATGTGATCAATCTGTAGCCACTTACAAAGGACATTCAGTCTTGCGTACGCTAATCCGTTGTTATTTTTCTCCAGAATATAG TTCGGGACAGAAGTACATCTACACCGGTTCAAATGAGGGCAGTGTGTATATATATGACCTG ATAAATGGTGTCATAGTTGCAAAGCTCGATTATCATATGTCTACGGTGAGAGATTGTAGTTGGCACCCTCTCTATCCGATGCTTGTTAGTTCGTCTTGGGACGGAGATCTCGTAAAATGGGAGTTCCCTGGAAATGAAGCAGCTCCTGCTCTTTCAAGGGACCGAAATATTCAGATAAGATATTGGGATTGA
- the LOC141647767 gene encoding pentatricopeptide repeat-containing protein At2g30780 → MRTQWRHLFRYRPHLKPTSKISSLHQIHHRFYSSTTNSTIVSSNPSVSCPQSMNFLIGLFSDPSSKASKDAKSELSHHVSILKNELLKHHDDPRKVHKLLRDLGLPLFSSYIDGSAFIELLKQIYKFPVLAVEVFNWRRKHADFTFPISPEEYAKGIRVAGQAKNMDFAIELFTEAINNGCKTSVTYNALMASLMINGFADKCQVIFQEFKKDQSCSPNIVTYNILISVFGRLMLINHMESTLQEIYNSRLIPNVYTFNNLITGYVTAWMWDRMENTYLIMKQQDVEPDIGTYKLMVRGYAHAGNLKKMEEMYELLKQHSGEDNIQLIKAMICAYCKSSCVKKIEKINSLLKLIPEEEYGSWLIVSLIRVYARENLLDKMEEIINVAFEKKVAVTSIDVMRKIISVYYHHNNVEKLSSFVKRAESAEWILCRSLYHCKMVMYSSERRLEEMESVLVEMEKFGINSRTKKSLVILCVAYSRWGPKCKLEQLVALMLKLGYDIHWEKMPLLREM, encoded by the exons ATGAGAACCCAATGGCGTCATCTTTTTCGTTACCGTCCACACCTAAAACCCACCTCAAAGATCTCATCTTTGCACCAAATACACCATCGTTTTTACTCTTCTACCACAAATTCTACTATTGTTTCATCAAATCCTTCAGTTTCATGCCCACAATCCATGAATTTTCTTATTGGTTTGTTTTCTGATCCTTCTTCTAAAGCTTCCAAGGATGCCAAAAGCGAGCTTTCCCATCATGTTTCAATCTTGAAAAATGAGCTATTGAAACACCATGATGATCCTCGGAAAGTTCATAAACTTTTGCGTGATTTGGGTTTGCCTTTGTTCTCTTCTTACATTGATGGCTCTGCTTTTATTGAGCTTTTGAAGCAAATTTACAAGTTTCCTGTCCTTGCTGTTGAG GTTTTCAATTGGCGAAGAAAACATGCCGACTTTACCTTTCCTATATCACCTGAAGAGTATGCTAAGGGTATTAGAGTCGCGGGTCAAGCTAAGAATATGGATTTTGCGATTGAGTTGTTCACTGAAGCTATTAACAACGGTTGCAAGACGTCCGTCACCTACAACGCCTTAATGGCTTCTCTTATGATCAATGGTTTTGCAGATAAATGCCAGGTGATCTTTCAAGAATTCAAGAAAGATCAATCATGTAGTCCCAATATAGTAACATACAATATCCTTATTTCGGTCTTTGGTCGCTTGATGTTGATTAATCACATGGAATCAACTCTTCAGGAGATCTACAATTCTCGTCTTATTCCTAATGTGTATACTTTCAACAACTTGATTACCGGATATGTAACCGCTTGGATGTGGGATCGTATGGAAAACACCTATTTAATAATGAAACAACAGGACGTTGAGCCAGATATTGGCACTTACAAGCTAATGGTTAGAGGGTATGCGCATGCCGGAAATTTAAAGAAGATGGAGGAGATGTATGAATTGTTAAAACAACATTCAGGTGAAGATAACATTCAATTAATCAAAGCCATGATTTGTGCATATTGTAAGAGTTCATGTGTGAAGAAAATTGAAAAGATTAACTCGTTGTTGAAGTTGATCCCAGAGGAGGAGTATGGGTCATGGTTGATTGTTTCCTTGATTCGAGTTTATGCACGAGAAAACTTGCTTGATAAAATGGAAGAGATTATCAATGTTGCTTTTGAAAAAAAAGTTGCAGTTACATCAATAGACGTTATGCGTAAAATCATCTCAGTTTATTATCACCACAACAATGTTGAGAAGCTCAGTAGCTTTGTGAAGCGTGCTGAGTCAGCAGAGTGGATACTTTGTCGATCCCTGTATCATTGTAAGATGGTTATGTATTCCTCAGAAAGACGCTTGGAGGAGATGGAGAGTGTACTCGTGGAAATGGAGAAATTCGGCATAAACAGTCGAACGAAGAAGTCTTTGGTTATTTTGTGCGTAGCTTACTCAAGATGGGGTCCAAAATGCAAACTTGAACAATTGGTTGCATTGATGTTGAAACTAGGATACGATATTCATTGGGAAAAAATGCCCTTATTAAGAGAGATGTGA